One window of the Spea bombifrons isolate aSpeBom1 chromosome 8, aSpeBom1.2.pri, whole genome shotgun sequence genome contains the following:
- the LOC128503439 gene encoding 26S proteasome non-ATPase regulatory subunit 5-like, producing MAASIEQLVASLSGLEEPLEALQTLKTAALALPLSTLRETVPELRLGAIFSLLNVNDREQVAMCVAILERFLQALEPLQVARNYKEELQRGLYHPDDSVKLLTIAQVGRIVECPQAMTEIITNLDLLKQIILCIGGDKISVAKEAIKSLSKISQTTSGLDVLFGSNLLTDVKNVMAISDVVRYRVYELVVEIASVSEESLKCCANSGLVPRLLQELTGDDVLVRVTCTEMVTSLASTSHGRKYLSQQGVIDKISNMIVGADADPFSGFYLPGLIKFFGNLAIMDSPQQICEHYPAFLEKVFSMAEGHETTMIGVAVDTLGVLGSNIEGKQVLHKTGSKFQSVFNRTGHHAKNAPTELRVRCLDAIAALMFLPTDLHTEDLLAMAESWFRSLSNQPIDLFRGIACQPFPELHCGGLKVFTAIANQPWAQKLMIESPGFLEYIVDRTVDPDKESKDAKFALVKALVSSPTIAEIFGNQHYLRLRAYLREGPYYVKAVSTVAVEGAE from the exons ATGGCGGCGTCCATAGAGCAATTGGTGGCTTCTTTGTCTGGGCTGGAAGAGCCCTTAGAGGCTTTGCAGACCTTAAAAACAGCGGCCCTGGCTCTGCCCCTGAGCACCCTGAGGGAGACGGTCCCGGAGCTCCGCCTGGGGGCTATTTTCTCCCTTTTGAACGTTAATGACAG AGAACAGGTTGCCATGTGCGTTGCCATACTGGAAAGATTTCTACAGGCCCTCGAACCGCTTCAGGTTGCCCGAAATTATAAAGAAGAACTTCAGAGAGGACTCTATCACCCCGATGATTCCGTGAAACTCCTCACTATAGCGCAA GTTGGAAGGATCGTGGAGTGTCCGCAGGCGATGACAGAAATAATCACCAACCTTGATCTCCTGAAACAAATTATCCTGTGCATCGGAGGAGATAAAATATCGGTAGCCAAGGAG GCGATTAAATCCCTATCAAAAATCTCTCAGACGACATCCGGCCTCGACGTGCTTTTCGGAAGCAATTTGCTGACGGACGTTAAAAACGTCATGGCGATCAGTGACGTGGTGCGGTATAGAGTTTATGAG CTGGTTGTAGAGATCGCTTCTGTGTCCGAGGAGTCTTTGAAGTGCTGCGCAAACAGCGGTCTGGTGCCGCGATTACTGCAGGAGCTCACAGGGGATGATGTCCTTGTCAG AGTAACCTGCACGGAGATGGTGACCTCCTTAGCCAGCACCTCGCACGGCCGCAAATATCTGTCTCAGCAGGGCGTCATCGACAAAATCTCCAACATGATCGTGGGAGCAGACGCCGATCCTTTCTCTGGATTCTATTTGCCAG GATTGATAAAGTTCTTTGGGAACCTTGCCATCATGGACAGCCCACAGCAGATCTGTGAACACTACCCAGCATTCCTTGAGAAGGTCTTCAGTATGGCGGAGGGCCATGAGACTACCATGATAGGAGTGGCCGTGGACACACTCGGAGTTTTGGGTTCTAACATAGAAGGAAAGCAAGTGCTACATAAGACAG GAAGCAAATTTCAGAGCGTCTTCAATAGGACTGGGCACCATGCGAAAAATGCCCCTACTGAACTCCGAGTGAGATGTTTGGACGCAATCGCGGCTCTCATGTTCCTGCCA ACTGATCTACATACAGAAGATCTGTTAGCTATGGCTGAATCCTGGTTCAGGTCCCTATCAAACCAACCCATTGATCTGTTCAGGGGCATCGCCTGCCAGCCCTTCCCTGAGCTGCACTGCGGCGGACTCAAGGTCTTCACG GCTATTGCAAATCAACCTTGGGCCCAGAAGCTGATGATCGAAAGCCCCGGATTTCTAGAATACATTGTAGATCGAACCGTAGACCCGGACAAGGAATCCAAGGATGCCAAATTCGCGCTGGTGAAAGCACTTGTGAGCTCCCCAACGATCGCTGAAATATTTGGCAATCAGCATTACCTGAGGCTCCGCGCCTACCTCAGAGAAGGCCCTTACTACGTCAAAGCCGTCTCGACCGTGGCTGTGGAAGGAGCAGAATAG
- the LOC128503445 gene encoding protein CutA homolog — translation MGFWSQICQIPSSSWPRPSWSTVLLVMIGSCLMYPVIRSLYFGIHSSFTGSYIPGSHSLAFINCPNEEIAKDIARGILEKRLAAGVNIMPKTSSLYLWKGEIEESSETLLVAKTKTTKVFELSSYVGLVHPFQTPDFISIPIDRGNPDYLRWIEEVMTETES, via the exons ATGGGCTTCTGGTCCCAGATATGCCAGATACCAAGTTCCAGCTGGCCTCGTCCAAGCTGGAGCACAGTTCTGCTG GTGATGATTGGCTCCTGTTTAATGTATCCGGTAATAAGGAGCCTTTATTTCGGGATTCACTCCTCATTCACTGGCAGTTACATTCCTGGCTCCCATTCACTCGCTTTCATCAACTGTCCTAACGAAGAAATTGCAAAAGATATTGCCAG AGGCATCTTGGAGAAGAGGTTGGCCGCTGGAGTTAATATCATGCCGAAGACTTCATCTCT ATACCTATGGAAGGGAGAAATTGAGGAATCCTCCGAAACACTCTTG gtAGCGAAAACCAAAACCACAAAAGTATTTGAGTTATCTTCTTATGTTGG GCTGGTTCATCCCTTCCAAACTCCTGACTTCATAAGTATTCCAATAGACCGAGGAAACCCAGATTATTTAAGGTGGATCGAAGAAGTCATGACGGAGACGGAATCATAA